The proteins below are encoded in one region of Anaerosporomusa subterranea:
- a CDS encoding HAD family hydrolase, with translation MLFWDIDGTLIKTGKAGLYAFEQATAEIWSQPVDFAQIKTSGMTDFSIAAEIIETVTGRGATPAEVITLAKRYEQLLPNHLDVREGRVLPSIREILDALHQRSDCMSLLLTGNSRLGAELKLRKFGLDHYFNFDNSAFCNCNLTRDEVAAGALAITRSMTTQNIQSVFVIGDTPNDIRCGKDIGAFTLGVATGTYSLQQLRECSPWWAVESLPSAATFMARLEEARS, from the coding sequence ATATTATTTTGGGATATTGACGGTACGCTGATTAAAACAGGTAAAGCAGGGCTGTACGCGTTCGAACAGGCCACTGCCGAGATATGGTCTCAACCAGTGGACTTTGCGCAAATCAAGACATCAGGCATGACAGACTTCTCGATTGCGGCGGAAATCATTGAAACTGTGACAGGTCGCGGCGCAACTCCGGCTGAGGTGATAACACTGGCCAAACGGTATGAGCAATTGCTGCCTAATCACCTTGATGTCCGCGAGGGCCGGGTTCTGCCTTCTATTCGCGAGATTCTGGACGCACTGCACCAGCGAAGTGACTGTATGTCACTTTTATTAACAGGCAACAGTCGCTTGGGAGCCGAACTCAAATTGCGCAAATTCGGTTTGGATCACTATTTCAATTTTGACAACAGCGCTTTTTGTAACTGCAACTTAACTCGCGATGAAGTCGCAGCTGGCGCGTTAGCTATAACACGCTCAATGACAACTCAAAACATACAATCTGTTTTTGTTATTGGCGATACGCCAAATGATATTCGTTGCGGCAAGGATATTGGCGCATTTACACTCGGAGTGGCGACAGGCACATATAGTCTGCAACAACTTCGAGAATGTTCTCCTTGGTGGGCGGTTGAAAGTTTGCCATCTGCAGCGACGTTTATGGCCAGACTGGAAGAAGCACGAAGTTAG
- a CDS encoding trans-sulfuration enzyme family protein, whose amino-acid sequence MRLETLLIHGVEGDSATGAVNTPIYQTSTFRQHTVGQQGGYQYSRGNNPTRHALEEQMALLEGGAQGFAFGSGMAALTAVFHLFRAGDHVIASQNLYGGTSRVLDKIFSRFGLSVDYVEFGNLADIKAAIKPNTKALIIETPSNPTLMVTDIRAVTALASQRGLLTVADNTFMSPYLQRPLELGVDIVVHSATKFIGGHSDVLAGVVVAKDAKIAEELHYVQNLTGGVLGPFDSWLLLRGLKTLGVRMDRQSQNACELAAWLRSRPEVKKVYYLGLEDHPGYHLHQTQASGAGNVVSFDVGDGELARHILSGVKLCVLGDSLGGVESLVNLPDVMSHGSVPAERKIQMGVTPSLIRLSVGIEHPADIIADLEQAMQR is encoded by the coding sequence ATGCGTCTTGAAACATTACTCATCCACGGTGTAGAAGGAGACTCGGCAACCGGAGCGGTAAATACGCCGATTTATCAGACTTCGACCTTTCGACAGCATACAGTAGGCCAGCAAGGTGGTTACCAGTACTCTCGAGGCAATAATCCAACCCGCCATGCGCTGGAAGAGCAAATGGCTTTGTTAGAGGGCGGAGCCCAAGGGTTCGCCTTTGGCTCAGGGATGGCCGCCTTGACAGCAGTCTTCCATTTGTTTCGTGCCGGTGACCATGTCATTGCCAGTCAGAATCTATATGGTGGAACTTCGCGCGTGCTGGATAAAATCTTTAGCCGTTTCGGACTTTCGGTTGACTATGTAGAGTTCGGGAATTTGGCAGATATTAAAGCCGCGATTAAGCCGAATACCAAAGCATTGATTATTGAAACTCCATCTAACCCGACGCTGATGGTTACCGATATTCGGGCCGTAACGGCGCTTGCATCACAGCGAGGGTTGCTAACGGTGGCAGATAATACGTTCATGTCGCCTTACTTACAGCGCCCGCTTGAACTTGGCGTAGACATCGTTGTTCATAGCGCTACTAAATTTATTGGCGGGCACAGCGATGTGTTGGCAGGCGTGGTGGTAGCTAAAGATGCTAAAATTGCGGAAGAACTGCATTATGTGCAAAATTTGACCGGCGGCGTATTAGGCCCGTTTGATTCCTGGCTATTGCTGAGAGGACTCAAAACGCTTGGCGTGCGCATGGACCGACAGTCACAAAATGCCTGCGAATTGGCTGCATGGCTGCGGTCACGGCCTGAGGTGAAGAAGGTTTATTACCTTGGGCTTGAAGATCATCCTGGTTATCATCTGCACCAGACTCAGGCCAGCGGCGCCGGTAATGTCGTTTCTTTTGATGTAGGCGATGGAGAGCTCGCCCGCCATATTTTGTCGGGAGTGAAACTCTGCGTGTTAGGTGACAGCCTCGGGGGAGTAGAATCGCTGGTAAATCTTCCTGATGTGATGTCACATGGCTCTGTTCCCGCTGAGCGAAAAATACAAATGGGAGTTACGCCCAGCCTCATTCGGCTATCCGTGGGGATTGAACACCCGGCTGATATAATTGCCGATCTTGAACAGGCTATGCAACGTTAA
- a CDS encoding ATP-binding protein, with product MKPETGIMIEFPLTGSDFEKAGEASSKIKRVLQQIGIRPEIIRRIAISAYEAELNVIIHAFRGVIRANIQPDCTTVSVEDEGPGIPNIELAMKEGYSTAPDHIREMGFGAGMGLPNMARCADEFSIQSKVGEGTQIVMTIRH from the coding sequence GTGAAGCCTGAAACGGGAATTATGATTGAGTTTCCCCTGACCGGTTCTGATTTTGAAAAAGCAGGCGAGGCCTCAAGTAAGATCAAGCGAGTTCTGCAACAAATCGGCATCCGTCCCGAGATTATCCGCCGCATCGCAATCAGCGCCTATGAAGCTGAGCTCAATGTAATTATTCACGCATTTCGCGGTGTAATTAGAGCCAATATTCAGCCTGACTGCACCACAGTTTCGGTTGAGGATGAGGGACCTGGCATTCCTAACATTGAACTGGCAATGAAAGAAGGCTATTCTACCGCTCCTGATCATATTCGTGAAATGGGATTCGGAGCAGGTATGGGCTTGCCTAATATGGCACGCTGCGCTGATGAATTCTCGATACAATCTAAAGTTGGCGAAGGCACGCAAATTGTTATGACTATTCGGCACTAA
- a CDS encoding bifunctional folylpolyglutamate synthase/dihydrofolate synthase has protein sequence MTYEESLDYLASLQRFGINLGLARITKLLELLDHPERRFRSIHIAGTNGKGSTTAMLSAVLTAAGFRTGMYISPHLDDYTERISIDGKTVSQHEFATAIKTVATLASTMEADGLEHPTEFELITAAAFHYFAAAGVEYAVIEAGLGGRIDSTNVITPEIAVITNVTFEHADKLGPALRDIASHKAGIIKAGKPVVTAARGESLAVIQSEATEIGSTVYIAGQNFSCESQGIRDGQQFITFQNEGSESQYTISLLGRHQAENAGLVLMTLRLLGKSEPRLTEEAVITGLRLAVWPGRFELLGHKPDLIIDGAHNPDSARALRLTLDEIYPDRSVVFVLGILADKDVSGVSQTLVRHSDRVVTVKPDSPRAAEPAAVAAQFPAGQAIVSTTVSEGIRQAVDLAGPDGIVCVAGSLYQVGEARKAALSRQLSHTSL, from the coding sequence ATGACATACGAAGAATCCTTAGACTATTTAGCCTCTTTGCAGCGTTTTGGCATTAATTTAGGCTTAGCCCGGATTACAAAACTTCTCGAGCTTCTAGACCATCCTGAACGCCGCTTTCGCTCCATCCACATAGCCGGCACGAATGGTAAAGGTTCAACCACTGCCATGCTGTCTGCGGTTCTTACGGCAGCTGGCTTTCGGACTGGTATGTATATTTCGCCGCATCTTGATGATTACACCGAACGCATCAGCATTGACGGAAAAACTGTCAGCCAGCACGAGTTTGCCACCGCTATCAAGACAGTTGCTACTTTGGCCAGCACGATGGAAGCAGATGGCTTGGAACACCCAACCGAGTTTGAATTGATCACCGCTGCTGCATTTCATTATTTTGCTGCTGCTGGTGTGGAGTACGCTGTTATCGAAGCTGGTTTGGGGGGGCGCATTGATTCTACGAATGTGATTACTCCAGAAATAGCGGTTATTACCAACGTGACGTTCGAGCATGCAGACAAGTTAGGACCAGCTTTGCGTGATATCGCCAGTCACAAGGCGGGAATTATAAAGGCTGGCAAGCCGGTAGTTACCGCCGCGCGAGGTGAGTCTTTAGCTGTTATTCAGTCTGAGGCGACTGAGATCGGGTCTACCGTTTATATTGCCGGACAGAACTTTTCGTGCGAATCACAGGGAATCCGCGATGGACAGCAATTTATTACATTTCAGAATGAAGGCAGTGAGAGTCAATATACGATCTCGCTGTTAGGTAGGCACCAAGCGGAAAATGCCGGTCTGGTGCTAATGACCCTGCGTTTGTTAGGAAAGAGCGAACCTCGTCTGACTGAAGAAGCGGTGATAACAGGCCTGCGGCTAGCAGTTTGGCCGGGACGATTTGAACTTTTGGGTCATAAGCCTGATCTAATTATTGACGGTGCGCATAATCCTGACAGTGCCAGAGCGTTGCGACTGACACTCGATGAAATATATCCCGACCGCTCGGTTGTCTTTGTGCTAGGTATTTTAGCCGATAAGGATGTTTCAGGAGTAAGTCAAACGCTGGTTAGGCACTCAGATCGGGTAGTCACTGTCAAGCCAGATTCGCCGCGAGCCGCCGAGCCTGCCGCAGTTGCAGCTCAATTTCCCGCCGGGCAGGCGATTGTGTCAACTACAGTTAGTGAAGGCATCCGGCAAGCTGTGGATTTAGCCGGTCCTGACGGAATTGTGTGCGTGGCTGGCTCTCTGTATCAAGTCGGCGAGGCACGTAAGGCGGCTCTAAGTAGACAACTGTCTCACACTTCGCTATAA
- a CDS encoding NAD(P)/FAD-dependent oxidoreductase, translating to MYDVCIIGAGVVGMNIARELSRYKLRVCVLEKEADVSCGCSKANSGIVHGGYSDESGSLKAELCVAGNRLYQQLDAELCFGYRQTGSMVLAFREEDVAKLEKLYNQGLRNGVQGLSVISGEQAREMEPHLSREVKAALYCENAGVTSPYEFVIALAENAVENGVELRLNTEVTAIQPFDGWFTIVTSAGELVARTVVNAAGVYSDAIASMIGIDDFRITPRRGQYLLLDKDQNYLVKSVIFQVPTELGKGILVTTTYHGNLMIGPNAEDIGDKADVGTDEETIRRIVLAARKSVPGFDMKKALTSFAGNRPIANRTDFVIEASKVKGFINLIGIDSPGLTASPAIALKVVDILEMAGLELVKKSSFQPCRQPIIRKKSADFNGRIDSPDPENHIICRCEQVTEAEIIDSLHRGIPVQSLDAVKLRTRAGMGKCQGAFCGSRVRQLLARELNIPLEEVTQRGKRSSVLAQRAKRGDYMNL from the coding sequence ATGTATGATGTTTGCATTATCGGAGCAGGTGTAGTTGGCATGAATATTGCCAGAGAATTGTCGCGCTACAAACTACGAGTCTGTGTTCTGGAGAAGGAAGCGGATGTAAGCTGCGGCTGCTCTAAGGCTAACAGCGGCATTGTTCATGGCGGATATTCCGATGAATCCGGCAGCCTCAAGGCAGAATTATGCGTTGCCGGTAATCGCTTGTATCAGCAGCTTGACGCGGAGTTGTGCTTCGGCTATAGACAGACTGGGTCGATGGTATTGGCATTCCGGGAAGAGGACGTCGCGAAACTCGAAAAGCTATATAATCAGGGTTTGCGAAATGGAGTACAGGGCTTAAGTGTTATCAGCGGCGAACAGGCAAGAGAGATGGAGCCACATCTCAGTCGAGAAGTAAAAGCCGCTTTGTACTGCGAGAATGCGGGTGTAACGTCGCCTTATGAGTTTGTCATCGCTTTGGCGGAAAATGCTGTGGAAAATGGCGTCGAACTGCGGCTTAACACTGAAGTGACCGCCATACAGCCGTTTGACGGCTGGTTTACGATTGTCACCAGCGCTGGCGAACTAGTGGCAAGAACTGTCGTGAACGCTGCGGGCGTATACAGTGATGCAATCGCCAGCATGATTGGTATTGACGATTTTCGCATCACCCCGCGCCGCGGCCAATATCTTCTATTAGACAAAGACCAGAATTACCTTGTTAAATCAGTCATTTTTCAGGTTCCGACTGAACTGGGTAAAGGGATTTTGGTGACTACCACCTATCACGGAAATTTGATGATCGGTCCGAATGCCGAAGATATCGGCGACAAGGCTGATGTAGGAACAGATGAGGAAACAATCAGGCGTATTGTGCTTGCAGCCAGAAAATCGGTACCTGGCTTTGATATGAAAAAGGCGCTGACTTCATTTGCCGGCAACAGACCGATTGCCAATCGAACGGATTTTGTCATCGAAGCAAGCAAAGTTAAGGGCTTTATTAATCTCATTGGCATCGATTCTCCTGGTTTGACGGCTTCTCCGGCGATTGCTTTGAAAGTGGTGGATATCCTGGAAATGGCTGGTCTCGAGTTGGTGAAGAAATCATCCTTCCAGCCCTGCCGACAGCCAATCATCAGGAAAAAATCTGCTGATTTTAACGGACGGATTGATTCGCCTGATCCTGAGAATCATATCATCTGCCGCTGCGAGCAAGTAACCGAAGCAGAGATTATCGACAGCTTGCACCGGGGGATTCCGGTGCAATCCCTTGACGCTGTTAAGCTGCGCACCCGGGCGGGGATGGGTAAATGCCAGGGAGCATTTTGTGGTTCGCGGGTAAGACAATTGCTGGCCCGCGAGCTAAACATTCCGCTCGAGGAAGTGACGCAAAGGGGCAAGAGATCATCAGTCTTAGCGCAGCGGGCAAAACGCGGCGACTATATGAATTTGTAA
- a CDS encoding valine--tRNA ligase, whose protein sequence is MTTSETPETNNAQENNIPKVYDPKSVEEKWYRFWEENHLFHAAVEPEKQPYSIVIPPPNVTGQLHMGHALDNTLQDILIRWRRMQGYNTLWMPGTDHAGIATQIKVEENLAKEGISRYDLGRDKFIEQVWDWKEQYGSRILNQLKRLGASCDWERERFTMDEGCSKAVREVFVSLYEKGLIYQGNRITNWCPRCNTALSDIEVEHEERPGHLYHVRYPVEGEDGQYVTVATTRPETILGDSGVAVHPDDARYKDLVGKNLILPLLGRKLPIVADAYVDPTFGTGAVKVTPAHDPNDFDMGLRHNLPQIVVINLDGTMAADTGKYAGMDRYECRKALVADLKDAGYLVQIADHSHAVGQCQRCTTVVEPLISRQWFVKMAPLAEPAIEAVTSDRISFVPDRFTKVYTNWLENIRDWCISRQIWWGHRIPAWYCQECGEVTVSRTTVTACAKCGGAVEQDPDVLDTWFSSALWPFSTMGWPDQTAELKQFYPTSVLVTGYDIIFFWVARMIFMGLEFQNEIPFRHVFIHGLVRDSQGRKMSKSLGNGIDPLEVIEQYGADTLRFTLVTGNTPGNDMRFYWERVESARNFANKIWNASRFVMMNLEGFDPKATPGEFTLADRWILSRYARTVADVTENLEKFELGEAARASYEFIWNEFCDWYIELAKSRLYNKEDQANRATAQYVIWFVLSNTMKLLHPFMPFLTEEIWQHLPHEGESLIIAEWPKQQTELTDAAAEQAMTVLMDSIKAIRNMRAEVNVPPGKKTEAVLAAANAEIAAILTTNQAYIRTLAASEPTVILAGEAKPDNAMAAVVNGVEIYLPMKGLIDIEKETARLNKEREGLEREVARVAGKLANESFVAKAPAEVIEKEKGKQKEYRDKLAAIEERLEYLASL, encoded by the coding sequence ATGACAACATCAGAGACACCTGAAACCAACAACGCACAAGAAAACAATATCCCTAAAGTCTATGATCCAAAATCAGTTGAAGAGAAATGGTATCGTTTCTGGGAAGAGAATCACCTTTTTCACGCTGCCGTTGAGCCGGAGAAACAGCCATATAGCATCGTCATTCCGCCGCCCAACGTCACCGGCCAACTGCACATGGGCCATGCGCTGGATAATACGCTACAGGATATCTTGATTCGCTGGCGGCGGATGCAAGGTTACAATACGTTATGGATGCCTGGCACTGACCATGCAGGCATTGCCACTCAGATTAAAGTAGAAGAGAACCTCGCTAAAGAAGGAATCTCGCGCTATGATCTGGGACGGGATAAGTTCATTGAGCAGGTTTGGGATTGGAAAGAACAATATGGTAGCCGGATTCTTAACCAGCTTAAACGGTTAGGCGCTTCCTGCGACTGGGAGCGTGAACGCTTTACCATGGATGAAGGCTGCTCAAAGGCAGTCCGCGAAGTCTTTGTCAGTCTTTATGAAAAAGGCTTGATTTACCAAGGAAACCGCATCACCAACTGGTGCCCGCGCTGTAACACGGCGCTTAGCGACATTGAGGTGGAACATGAAGAACGCCCCGGCCACTTGTATCATGTCCGCTATCCGGTTGAGGGAGAAGACGGACAATATGTAACAGTTGCCACTACTCGCCCAGAAACTATTCTCGGCGATAGCGGCGTGGCAGTGCATCCAGATGACGCCCGCTATAAAGATCTGGTTGGCAAGAATCTGATTTTGCCGCTGCTTGGGCGCAAACTGCCGATTGTCGCAGACGCATATGTTGATCCGACATTTGGAACCGGAGCGGTTAAAGTTACGCCTGCTCATGATCCAAACGACTTTGATATGGGACTTCGTCATAACCTGCCACAAATTGTAGTGATTAACCTTGACGGGACGATGGCTGCCGACACCGGCAAATACGCCGGCATGGATCGCTATGAATGCCGCAAAGCCTTAGTGGCTGATTTGAAAGACGCCGGTTATTTGGTGCAGATCGCTGATCATAGCCATGCTGTTGGTCAATGCCAACGCTGCACGACTGTTGTTGAACCACTTATTTCCCGGCAATGGTTTGTCAAAATGGCGCCGCTGGCTGAGCCGGCGATCGAGGCAGTTACATCTGACCGCATCTCCTTTGTGCCTGATCGATTCACTAAAGTCTACACCAATTGGCTGGAAAACATCCGGGATTGGTGCATTTCACGTCAAATCTGGTGGGGGCATCGTATCCCCGCCTGGTATTGCCAGGAGTGCGGCGAAGTGACCGTGTCTCGCACCACTGTTACCGCCTGCGCCAAATGCGGCGGCGCGGTCGAACAAGATCCGGATGTGCTCGATACCTGGTTTAGTTCTGCTCTTTGGCCGTTTTCGACCATGGGCTGGCCAGATCAGACGGCCGAGTTAAAACAGTTTTACCCTACCAGCGTGCTAGTGACAGGGTATGATATTATCTTCTTCTGGGTGGCGAGGATGATCTTTATGGGCCTTGAATTCCAGAACGAAATTCCCTTCCGCCATGTATTCATCCACGGTTTGGTGCGAGACTCGCAGGGCCGCAAAATGTCGAAGTCGCTCGGCAACGGCATCGACCCGCTGGAAGTGATCGAGCAGTATGGAGCGGATACGCTGCGGTTCACACTCGTGACAGGCAATACGCCGGGTAATGATATGCGCTTTTACTGGGAACGGGTGGAGTCTGCACGCAATTTTGCCAACAAGATTTGGAACGCTTCACGGTTTGTGATGATGAATCTCGAAGGCTTTGATCCAAAGGCAACGCCTGGCGAATTCACCCTGGCTGATCGCTGGATTCTCAGTCGCTATGCCCGCACAGTGGCTGATGTGACGGAAAACCTGGAGAAGTTTGAACTGGGTGAAGCCGCAAGGGCAAGCTACGAATTTATCTGGAACGAATTCTGCGATTGGTATATTGAATTGGCTAAGAGCCGTCTCTATAACAAGGAAGACCAGGCAAATCGGGCGACTGCACAGTATGTCATCTGGTTTGTCTTGAGTAATACGATGAAGCTGCTGCACCCGTTCATGCCGTTCCTGACTGAAGAGATATGGCAGCATTTGCCGCATGAGGGTGAGAGCCTAATAATTGCCGAGTGGCCAAAACAGCAAACTGAATTGACTGATGCTGCAGCTGAACAGGCGATGACAGTATTGATGGACTCGATCAAAGCTATTCGCAATATGCGGGCTGAAGTTAATGTTCCGCCTGGCAAGAAAACGGAAGCTGTGCTAGCGGCAGCCAATGCGGAGATTGCTGCTATACTGACTACCAACCAAGCCTATATCCGAACATTGGCCGCGTCGGAGCCAACCGTTATTCTGGCTGGAGAAGCGAAACCTGACAACGCGATGGCTGCTGTGGTCAACGGAGTAGAGATCTATCTGCCGATGAAAGGCTTGATCGATATCGAGAAAGAAACTGCCCGTCTCAATAAGGAACGGGAGGGTTTGGAGCGGGAAGTTGCCCGCGTCGCCGGCAAACTCGCCAATGAAAGCTTTGTTGCCAAAGCCCCAGCGGAAGTCATCGAGAAGGAAAAGGGCAAGCAAAAGGAATACCGCGATAAACTGGCCGCTATTGAAGAACGTCTGGAGTATTTAGCTAGTTTGTAA
- a CDS encoding O-antigen ligase family protein, whose translation MNKALHTQTNFDRLNLLIDASILAVVFFLPLSLDIATTFLVTGSLIWFGKMLISRTWELGRLPFDHILALLILFGTLSIAASPDRFFSFYNYGHLMGRYVLLYYLVSHNVKSFEQIKRLVGALLASAVIVSLYGFYQYILGVDANSFEWVDAQQFPDLKVRVFSTLQNPNLLAGFLVTIIAIAIGLGLQLTAGDQKVSMLALVMVLGGCLVLTYSRGAWVSLAVVIGAYGILYDRRILWLLLVGPAVMLCFSEVSSRIVSIFHPTDTSSTLRLALWHSTLAMIGDNPFSGIGWGAYWLVYPQYDFFINDESTVIFHAHNMYLHLAAETGLPGLGAFVAFMYCHAHTAARLLRESHPAWVHGLLTGLVVAILGLAVSGLTDHILFSIQLSMLAWLLFAVVIAVKQAEVGIQTKNSYNVQQEKNIVERNT comes from the coding sequence GTGAATAAAGCGCTACATACGCAGACAAACTTTGACCGCCTAAATTTGTTGATCGATGCTTCCATTCTGGCGGTTGTCTTTTTTCTGCCTCTTTCTCTCGATATCGCCACCACCTTTCTGGTGACTGGCTCGCTGATTTGGTTTGGCAAGATGCTGATTTCCCGGACCTGGGAGCTTGGCCGTTTGCCATTTGATCACATTTTGGCTCTGCTCATCTTGTTTGGGACGCTGTCGATTGCAGCATCACCTGACCGATTCTTTAGTTTTTACAATTATGGCCATTTGATGGGGCGGTATGTTCTGCTTTATTATCTTGTCAGCCATAATGTTAAGTCCTTTGAACAAATCAAACGTTTAGTTGGCGCTTTGCTGGCGTCAGCGGTTATCGTCTCACTTTATGGTTTTTACCAGTACATCCTCGGGGTTGATGCCAATTCCTTTGAATGGGTTGATGCGCAGCAATTTCCTGATTTGAAGGTCCGTGTGTTTTCTACTCTGCAAAATCCCAACTTGCTAGCCGGTTTCTTGGTTACCATTATCGCGATTGCCATCGGGCTGGGGCTGCAGCTTACAGCAGGTGATCAGAAAGTGTCGATGTTAGCCTTGGTGATGGTACTTGGTGGTTGTTTAGTGTTGACCTATTCGCGCGGCGCCTGGGTTAGTCTGGCTGTGGTAATTGGCGCCTATGGAATCCTATATGACCGGCGGATTCTTTGGCTGCTGCTTGTCGGACCTGCTGTTATGCTGTGTTTTAGTGAAGTCTCCAGTCGGATTGTTTCAATCTTTCATCCAACAGACACTTCATCTACGCTGCGACTGGCGCTGTGGCATAGTACCCTGGCCATGATCGGCGACAACCCGTTTTCTGGTATCGGCTGGGGCGCTTATTGGCTGGTATATCCGCAGTATGATTTTTTCATTAATGATGAAAGCACTGTTATTTTCCATGCTCATAATATGTATTTGCATTTGGCTGCAGAGACAGGCCTTCCCGGTCTAGGCGCATTTGTCGCTTTCATGTATTGCCATGCGCATACCGCAGCTCGTTTGTTGCGTGAATCCCATCCCGCTTGGGTGCATGGATTGCTCACAGGCTTGGTTGTCGCTATTTTGGGGCTTGCAGTCAGCGGTTTGACTGACCATATCCTCTTTAGCATTCAATTGTCAATGCTGGCTTGGTTGCTGTTTGCCGTTGTCATTGCAGTCAAGCAGGCAGAGGTCGGAATACAGACGAAAAATTCTTATAATGTGCAGCAGGAAAAAAACATTGTGGAGCGAAATACATAA
- a CDS encoding [Fe-Fe] hydrogenase large subunit C-terminal domain-containing protein, with product MKKYFHSVRLLPDRCKGCVSCIKRCPTEAIRIRSGKAKIIESRCIDCGECIRRCSNHAKSAITDSIEDLSRFRYNIALPAPTLYAQFGADTPIEAILCGLKKLGFDAVFEVARGAEFVSRAIREYLAKGGYCRPAISSACPAVVRLIQVNFPELIDHLVPFAAPVEVAAKLARELARRREGLNPSDIGVWFITPCPAKMTAVRQPLGAEQSHISGAIAISKIYGDLLKSLPTEPADPACPRATHLGVGWAVSGGEASTLAPIHSLVIDEIHRVSEALDQVALGKLKHVDYIEALACAGGCIGGPLTVENRYVAEERMQHRAQGKQPVPVEDEMLEAVYRDVVDDGRLAIEPQPVMRMDDDIYQAISKVEVMEKTLGRLPGLDCGSCGSPSCKALAEDIAQGIASETDCVFKLREKVRDLAQEMVSLAEKLPPSLNK from the coding sequence GTGAAAAAGTATTTCCACTCTGTACGCTTGCTGCCAGACCGCTGTAAAGGCTGCGTTAGTTGCATCAAGCGCTGTCCAACAGAGGCGATCCGTATCCGCAGCGGCAAAGCCAAGATTATCGAATCGCGTTGCATTGATTGCGGAGAATGCATACGCCGCTGTTCCAATCATGCTAAGTCGGCGATAACCGACTCCATCGAGGATCTATCTCGATTTCGTTACAATATTGCCCTACCCGCACCGACGTTGTATGCGCAATTTGGCGCAGACACGCCGATAGAGGCGATCCTTTGCGGATTGAAAAAGCTTGGCTTTGATGCAGTGTTCGAAGTGGCTCGTGGTGCGGAGTTTGTATCTCGCGCGATTCGTGAATATTTGGCGAAAGGCGGCTATTGCCGTCCGGCCATTTCCTCTGCTTGTCCTGCGGTCGTGCGATTGATTCAAGTAAATTTTCCAGAGCTGATTGACCATTTAGTTCCGTTTGCAGCACCGGTAGAAGTCGCCGCTAAGTTGGCCAGAGAACTGGCTCGACGCAGAGAGGGGTTGAATCCATCTGATATTGGTGTATGGTTTATTACTCCGTGCCCTGCCAAGATGACAGCTGTCAGGCAACCGCTTGGCGCTGAACAGTCTCATATCAGTGGCGCGATTGCTATATCCAAAATTTATGGCGATTTGCTCAAATCTTTGCCTACTGAGCCTGCCGATCCAGCATGCCCCCGTGCGACCCACCTCGGTGTAGGCTGGGCGGTTTCTGGTGGTGAGGCATCTACGCTTGCCCCAATTCATTCTCTGGTAATCGATGAAATCCACCGCGTGAGCGAAGCTCTTGATCAGGTAGCGCTTGGTAAACTAAAACACGTGGATTATATTGAAGCGTTGGCCTGTGCCGGCGGCTGTATTGGCGGCCCACTGACAGTGGAAAATCGCTATGTCGCTGAAGAGCGGATGCAGCATCGCGCTCAAGGAAAACAGCCTGTGCCTGTTGAGGATGAAATGCTTGAAGCAGTATATCGAGACGTCGTGGACGACGGGCGTTTAGCTATTGAGCCACAACCGGTAATGCGCATGGATGATGACATCTATCAGGCAATTTCCAAGGTCGAAGTGATGGAAAAGACGCTGGGACGCCTGCCCGGGCTCGATTGCGGCTCTTGTGGCTCACCGAGTTGCAAGGCGCTGGCCGAGGATATCGCGCAGGGCATCGCCAGCGAGACTGATTGTGTTTTTAAATTGAGAGAAAAAGTTCGTGATTTGGCGCAGGAAATGGTTAGTCTGGCAGAAAAACTGCCTCCTTCTTTAAATAAATAG
- a CDS encoding DRTGG domain-containing protein has product MILGDACKLLEADVVWGDEHLCSEIQTACGADLMSDVLAYTKEKTLLLTGLTNIQVVRTAEISDLTAIVFVRGKRPGRELIQMAAAKGIPILATDLPMFESCGILFKNGVKGCARRVIPGEA; this is encoded by the coding sequence GTGATTCTCGGAGACGCTTGCAAACTGCTTGAGGCAGACGTGGTCTGGGGGGACGAACATCTTTGTTCAGAGATCCAAACTGCATGCGGCGCCGATTTGATGAGCGACGTCTTAGCCTACACGAAGGAGAAGACGTTACTATTAACCGGCCTGACCAACATTCAGGTAGTTCGGACTGCAGAAATCAGTGATTTAACTGCTATCGTATTTGTTCGGGGTAAACGTCCTGGGCGAGAGCTCATTCAGATGGCGGCAGCGAAAGGCATTCCTATACTCGCGACAGACCTGCCAATGTTTGAATCTTGTGGCATCCTATTTAAAAACGGCGTCAAAGGCTGTGCGAGAAGGGTGATTCCCGGTGAAGCCTGA